The Catenuloplanes niger genome includes a window with the following:
- a CDS encoding acVLRF1 family peptidyl-tRNA hydrolase: protein MRARPAAGGGRRVEVVPGRLTRWLDNFTARHGQPRQTMRGYAVRLEAPDGAVAELHAPPGAPLTGDPESFLAAAVAPRPLGLLLARKSAVAVGWAAGDDLRESKVDRSYVQSRTAAGGWSQQRFARRRDNQAKAAAGGAADIAVRLLLPRARELTALVTGGDRAAVDAILADRRLAPLLELRAERFLDVPEPRQAVLEAALPEARAITIVVHDPEQ, encoded by the coding sequence ATGCGCGCGCGACCGGCCGCGGGCGGCGGCCGCCGGGTCGAGGTGGTCCCCGGCCGCCTGACCCGCTGGCTCGACAACTTCACGGCCCGGCACGGGCAACCCCGGCAGACCATGCGGGGGTACGCGGTACGCCTGGAGGCACCGGACGGCGCGGTCGCGGAGCTGCACGCGCCGCCCGGTGCGCCGCTGACCGGCGACCCGGAGTCGTTCCTGGCCGCCGCGGTCGCGCCGCGCCCGCTCGGGCTGCTGCTGGCGCGCAAGTCCGCGGTCGCGGTCGGCTGGGCGGCCGGCGACGACCTGCGCGAGTCGAAGGTCGACCGCAGCTACGTGCAGTCCCGCACCGCGGCCGGCGGCTGGTCCCAGCAGCGCTTCGCCCGCCGCCGGGACAACCAGGCGAAGGCCGCGGCCGGCGGCGCCGCCGACATCGCGGTCCGCCTGCTGCTGCCCCGCGCGCGCGAGCTGACCGCGCTGGTCACCGGCGGCGACCGCGCCGCCGTGGACGCGATCCTCGCCGACCGCCGCCTGGCGCCGCTGCTGGAGCTGCGCGCCGAGCGCTTCCTGGACGTCCCGGAACCCCGCCAGGCGGTCCTGGAGGCCGCGCTCCCCGAGGCCCGCGCGATCACGATCGTCGTTCACGACCCCGAACAGTGA
- a CDS encoding sigma-70 family RNA polymerase sigma factor — MTSVPGNYALAAPAVAPSAPPQPSSSESGARRLLRTGRARAARQEQEDEYVEFAQAMAERLRRTAFLMCRDWHLAQDLTQITLTKMYVSWNRIHGTVNVEAYSHKVLMNALFDHRRKGGREFVGIATGDQLDSPVPEAGPELRMTLLEALGTLPERDRAIVVLRYWEDHSVETVAEVMGVSTTVVKSQSKRCLQRLRRLLGDHRALLLEETD; from the coding sequence GTGACCAGCGTTCCCGGCAACTACGCCCTGGCGGCGCCGGCCGTGGCCCCCTCCGCACCACCCCAGCCGTCGTCGTCCGAGTCCGGCGCGCGTCGCCTGCTGCGCACCGGGCGGGCCCGGGCCGCGCGCCAGGAGCAGGAGGACGAGTACGTCGAGTTCGCCCAGGCGATGGCGGAGCGGCTGCGGCGCACCGCGTTCCTGATGTGCCGCGACTGGCACCTGGCCCAGGACCTGACCCAGATCACGCTCACCAAGATGTACGTGTCGTGGAACCGGATACACGGCACCGTCAACGTCGAGGCGTACAGCCACAAGGTGCTGATGAACGCGCTCTTCGACCACCGGCGCAAGGGCGGCCGCGAGTTCGTCGGCATCGCGACCGGTGACCAGCTCGACTCGCCGGTCCCGGAGGCCGGCCCGGAGCTGCGGATGACGCTGCTGGAGGCGCTCGGCACGCTGCCGGAGCGGGACCGCGCGATCGTGGTGCTGCGCTACTGGGAGGACCACAGCGTGGAGACCGTCGCCGAGGTGATGGGCGTCTCCACCACGGTCGTGAAGTCGCAGAGCAAGCGCTGCCTGCAACGCCTGCGCCGGCTCCTCGGCGACCACCGCGCGCTGCTCCTGGAGGAGACCGACTGA
- a CDS encoding bifunctional 3-(3-hydroxy-phenyl)propionate/3-hydroxycinnamic acid hydroxylase encodes MTVLVVGAGPTGLTAAILLAQRGVPVVVAERHREPYPLPRAVHLDDEGHRILQWAGVADAFSAISRPALGLRIVDGRLRTLAEFHRDSAVGVHGWPQANMFDQPALDALLRDRLAELPHALLRTGTELVALDPAGRHATLRSADGTHRLETDAILACDGANSTVRTLLGARSTDLGYSEDWLVVDAVSAHDLGHWGGVHQVSDPRRAATFMQIGADRYRWEFRLLPGETADGPDLTALLAPWTGGTDVEIRRRVAYTFRARIADRWRYGRVFLLGDAAHETPPFIGQGLGAGLRDAANLAWKLELVLTGRAGEALLDTYQRERRRPALRLIQAARLLGAAMTGGQDGAAAVRRAVLAAAVRVPGFTAAGLRGIAPLIGPSELRPWWSRPPTGRVLPQPRVRYRGREVLLDDVLGPGFAILTTAPGRRTAELAAALDAPVVDLTNDVTDGTRVLAGWVRPGRTLVVRPDRLILRSGHRFSGASRPESGDGLPV; translated from the coding sequence GTGACGGTGCTGGTGGTGGGCGCGGGCCCGACGGGACTGACGGCGGCGATCCTGCTCGCCCAGCGGGGCGTCCCGGTGGTCGTGGCCGAGCGGCACCGCGAGCCGTACCCGTTGCCGCGCGCCGTGCACCTGGACGACGAGGGCCACCGGATCCTGCAGTGGGCGGGCGTGGCCGACGCGTTCAGCGCGATCAGCCGGCCCGCGCTCGGGCTGCGGATCGTGGACGGGCGGCTGCGCACGCTCGCCGAGTTCCACCGGGACAGCGCGGTCGGGGTGCACGGATGGCCGCAGGCCAACATGTTTGACCAGCCGGCGCTGGACGCGCTGCTGCGGGACCGTCTGGCCGAGTTGCCGCACGCGCTGTTGCGCACCGGCACCGAGCTGGTCGCGCTCGACCCGGCGGGCCGGCACGCCACGCTGCGCTCGGCCGACGGCACCCACCGCCTGGAGACGGACGCGATCCTCGCGTGCGACGGCGCGAACTCCACGGTCCGCACGCTGCTCGGCGCGCGCAGCACCGACCTCGGCTACAGCGAGGACTGGCTGGTCGTGGACGCGGTCAGCGCGCACGACCTCGGGCACTGGGGCGGCGTGCACCAGGTCAGCGATCCCCGGCGCGCGGCCACCTTCATGCAGATCGGCGCGGACCGCTACCGCTGGGAGTTCCGGTTGCTGCCCGGCGAGACGGCGGACGGGCCGGACCTGACCGCGCTGCTGGCGCCGTGGACCGGCGGCACGGACGTGGAGATCCGGCGGCGGGTCGCGTACACGTTCCGGGCCCGGATCGCGGACCGCTGGCGGTACGGGCGGGTCTTCCTGCTCGGCGACGCCGCGCACGAGACGCCGCCGTTCATCGGGCAGGGACTGGGCGCGGGACTGCGCGACGCGGCGAACCTGGCCTGGAAGCTGGAGCTGGTGCTGACCGGGCGGGCCGGGGAGGCGCTGCTCGACACCTACCAGCGGGAGCGCCGCCGGCCCGCGCTGCGCCTCATCCAGGCGGCCCGGCTGCTCGGCGCCGCGATGACCGGGGGACAGGACGGTGCCGCGGCGGTACGCCGGGCCGTGCTGGCCGCGGCCGTCCGGGTGCCCGGGTTCACCGCGGCCGGCCTGCGCGGCATCGCGCCGCTGATCGGGCCGAGCGAGCTGCGCCCGTGGTGGAGCCGCCCGCCGACCGGCCGGGTGCTGCCGCAACCGCGGGTCCGGTACCGGGGCCGTGAGGTGCTGCTCGACGACGTGCTCGGCCCCGGCTTCGCGATCCTCACCACCGCACCGGGGCGGCGCACGGCGGAGCTCGCGGCGGCACTGGACGCGCCGGTCGTCGACCTGACGAACGACGTCACGGACGGGACCCGCGTGCTGGCCGGATGGGTACGCCCCGGCCGTACCCTCGTGGTGCGCCCGGATCGGTTGATCCTGAGGTCCGGTCACCGGTTCTCGGGCGCCTCCCGGCCGGAGAGCGGTGACGGCCTGCCCGTGTGA